Proteins found in one Alicyclobacillus cycloheptanicus genomic segment:
- a CDS encoding polyribonucleotide nucleotidyltransferase, translating to MVKRHEFEVAGRTMVLETGKLAKQATGAVLVRYGETVVLATVTASNEPKDLDFFPLTVNYEERFYAVGKIPGGFIKREGRPSEKAILASRLIDRPIRPLFPEGFRNEVQVVDMVMSVDQDCAPEIAAMIGTSAALTISDIPFAGPIAGVIVGRVDGQLVINPTVEQAEKSDMHLTVAGTKDAIVMVEAGADQVPESVILEGILFGHETIKQIISEIEKFAAEAGVQKREVKLHTVDPELNEAIRAYATEAIKSAVRNPDKLAREAAIEAVNADAVAHFIEQFPDREKEMSEILHDILKEEVRRAIIFEGIRPDGRKLDEIRPISCEVGVLPRAHGTGLFTRGQTQALSVCTLGALGDEQILDGLGLEESNRYMHHYNFPPFSVGEARPLRAPSRRDIGHGALGERALDPVIPSPEEFPYAIRVVSEILESNGSTSQASICGSTMALMDAGVPIKAPVAGVAMGLVKEGEHVAILTDIQGLEDHLGDMDFKVAGTAQGVTAVQMDIKIAGIDRYILEQALAQAHKGRMFILEKMMAAISSPRPELSKFAPRVISIRIHPDKIRDVIGPGGRVINKIIEETGVKIDIEQDGRVFISGTDSEGTARAREMIENITREVEVGKVYLGKVTRVEKYGAFVEVLPGKEGLVHVSQVDAARINRVEDVCVVGDHILVKVTEIDSQGRVNLSRKEALREVSEADVKGQEDRHPQPAAEGEQPARTGSGGPGGGFGGSRGPRQNYDRNGPRRDGQPREARPSR from the coding sequence ATGGTCAAACGACACGAATTTGAGGTCGCCGGCAGAACGATGGTGCTCGAAACGGGCAAGCTGGCCAAACAGGCGACTGGAGCCGTATTGGTACGGTATGGAGAGACGGTCGTGCTCGCTACCGTCACGGCTTCGAACGAACCGAAAGATCTAGACTTCTTTCCACTGACCGTGAACTATGAGGAACGGTTCTACGCGGTCGGCAAAATTCCGGGCGGATTTATCAAGCGTGAAGGCCGGCCGAGCGAAAAGGCGATTTTGGCTTCAAGACTCATTGACCGCCCCATTCGTCCCTTGTTTCCAGAAGGGTTTCGCAACGAAGTGCAAGTTGTCGACATGGTCATGTCTGTCGACCAGGACTGCGCGCCAGAAATTGCAGCCATGATTGGGACCTCGGCTGCTCTGACCATTTCCGATATTCCCTTTGCAGGCCCCATTGCCGGCGTGATTGTTGGACGGGTGGACGGCCAGCTGGTCATCAATCCAACCGTGGAGCAGGCGGAAAAAAGCGATATGCACCTGACGGTCGCAGGCACCAAGGACGCCATTGTGATGGTCGAAGCCGGTGCAGACCAGGTGCCGGAGTCGGTGATTCTTGAGGGGATTTTGTTCGGACATGAAACCATCAAGCAAATCATCTCCGAAATTGAAAAGTTTGCCGCCGAGGCAGGCGTCCAAAAGCGTGAAGTCAAGTTACATACGGTTGACCCAGAACTGAACGAGGCCATCCGCGCCTATGCGACGGAAGCCATCAAGTCTGCGGTGCGCAACCCCGACAAACTCGCCCGCGAGGCAGCCATTGAGGCAGTCAACGCGGACGCCGTCGCACACTTTATCGAACAGTTTCCTGACCGCGAAAAGGAAATGTCGGAGATTTTGCACGACATTCTGAAGGAAGAGGTGCGGCGGGCGATCATCTTCGAGGGCATTCGCCCGGATGGACGCAAGCTGGATGAAATTCGCCCGATTTCCTGCGAAGTCGGCGTATTGCCGCGCGCGCACGGCACGGGATTGTTTACGCGCGGACAGACCCAGGCGTTGTCGGTATGCACCCTGGGTGCGCTCGGGGATGAGCAAATCCTGGACGGGCTGGGGCTGGAGGAATCGAACCGCTACATGCACCACTACAACTTCCCGCCGTTCAGTGTCGGAGAGGCGCGTCCGCTGCGTGCGCCCAGCCGCCGCGATATCGGTCACGGGGCACTGGGTGAACGGGCGCTCGACCCGGTCATTCCGTCTCCGGAAGAGTTCCCGTACGCCATTCGCGTGGTCTCCGAGATTCTCGAATCGAACGGCTCCACATCCCAGGCGAGCATTTGCGGCAGCACCATGGCATTGATGGACGCTGGCGTCCCCATCAAGGCGCCGGTCGCTGGTGTGGCGATGGGGCTCGTGAAAGAGGGCGAGCACGTGGCCATCCTCACGGACATTCAGGGCCTGGAAGACCACCTGGGCGACATGGACTTCAAAGTGGCCGGTACCGCACAGGGGGTCACGGCCGTGCAGATGGACATCAAAATCGCCGGGATCGACCGGTATATTTTGGAGCAGGCACTGGCGCAGGCGCACAAGGGCCGGATGTTCATCCTCGAGAAGATGATGGCGGCGATTTCCTCGCCGCGGCCGGAGTTGTCGAAGTTTGCGCCGCGTGTCATCAGCATTCGCATTCACCCGGACAAAATCCGCGATGTCATCGGCCCGGGCGGCCGCGTGATCAACAAGATTATTGAGGAAACCGGCGTGAAAATTGACATTGAACAGGACGGCCGGGTGTTCATCTCCGGAACGGATTCGGAAGGCACGGCGCGCGCGCGCGAAATGATTGAAAACATCACGCGCGAGGTCGAGGTCGGCAAGGTGTACCTGGGCAAGGTCACGCGGGTCGAAAAGTACGGTGCCTTCGTCGAGGTATTGCCTGGGAAAGAAGGGCTGGTCCACGTATCCCAGGTCGATGCGGCTCGCATCAACCGCGTCGAGGATGTGTGCGTGGTGGGCGACCATATCTTGGTTAAGGTCACCGAGATCGACAGCCAGGGGCGCGTCAATCTGTCGCGCAAAGAAGCTCTGCGCGAAGTGTCGGAGGCGGACGTGAAAGGGCAGGAAGACCGCCATCCGCAGCCAGCGGCAGAGGGAGAGCAGCCGGCCCGGACAGGGTCAGGCGGCCCGGGTGGCGGGTTTGGCGGCAGTCGAGGTCCGCGGCAGAATTACGACCGCAATGGGCCGCGCCGCGACGGTCAGCCCCGAGAAGCGCGGCCGAGCCGATAA
- the rpsO gene encoding 30S ribosomal protein S15, whose protein sequence is MLTNEQKKEIVEKFKVHETDTGSPEVQIAILTEKINYLTEHFRVHKKDHHSRRGLYKMIGHRRNLLNYLRKKDVNRYRELIQALGLRR, encoded by the coding sequence ATGCTGACGAACGAGCAGAAGAAAGAAATCGTCGAGAAGTTCAAGGTTCATGAAACCGACACAGGGTCTCCGGAAGTTCAAATCGCCATTTTGACGGAAAAAATCAACTATCTGACCGAGCACTTCCGCGTGCACAAGAAAGACCACCATTCTCGCCGCGGCTTGTACAAGATGATTGGTCACCGCCGGAATCTGTTGAACTACCTGAGAAAAAAGGATGTCAACCGGTACCGCGAGCTGATTCAGGCACTGGGCCTGCGCAGATAG
- a CDS encoding bifunctional riboflavin kinase/FAD synthetase → MDRITVTAAPPESAEPLVLAIGKFDGVHIGHQAILGAAKADLGGARLAAMTFWPHPTYVLTGQEAYARVLTPPQERDRLLVEQGVERVYEIQFTREYASTPAETFVLEHLAKLRLRRVVVGEDFRFGQGGKATVEDLKRLCGEIGVPVTVVRAVEENGVKVSSSQIRRHLANGRVEAAEALLGRPYTLAGTVEHGDALGRQIGFPTANLGALEAYVIPKDGVYAASVATVGQADRRNWFAVVNVGTRPTVDGTTRRVEAHLFGFAGDLYDQVLRLSFLRRVRDERKFAGIEALKAQIGEDVRFVKQMLGML, encoded by the coding sequence ATGGACCGAATCACGGTGACTGCCGCACCGCCGGAGAGCGCGGAACCGCTCGTCCTGGCGATTGGAAAATTCGACGGCGTACATATTGGCCATCAGGCGATTCTCGGCGCGGCCAAGGCGGACCTGGGCGGCGCTCGCCTGGCGGCGATGACGTTCTGGCCCCATCCGACCTACGTGCTGACCGGGCAGGAAGCGTACGCGCGGGTCTTGACGCCGCCGCAGGAAAGGGACCGGCTGTTGGTAGAGCAGGGTGTCGAACGCGTCTATGAGATTCAGTTCACGCGCGAATACGCGTCGACACCTGCAGAAACGTTTGTGCTGGAGCACTTGGCGAAACTGCGGCTGCGCCGCGTCGTGGTCGGCGAGGATTTCCGTTTCGGTCAAGGCGGGAAAGCCACCGTGGAGGACCTCAAGCGGCTGTGCGGAGAAATTGGTGTGCCCGTCACCGTCGTGCGCGCGGTTGAAGAGAACGGCGTCAAGGTGAGCAGTTCACAGATCCGCCGTCACTTGGCAAACGGCCGTGTGGAGGCTGCGGAGGCACTGCTGGGGCGGCCTTACACGCTGGCCGGCACGGTGGAGCACGGGGATGCGCTGGGACGGCAAATTGGCTTTCCGACGGCGAACCTGGGGGCACTGGAAGCGTATGTGATTCCAAAGGATGGGGTGTACGCGGCGTCGGTCGCGACGGTCGGACAGGCAGACCGTCGCAACTGGTTCGCCGTTGTGAATGTGGGTACGCGGCCGACGGTCGATGGCACCACACGTCGGGTGGAGGCGCACTTGTTCGGCTTTGCGGGCGACCTGTACGACCAGGTGCTGCGGCTGTCGTTTTTGCGGCGCGTGCGGGACGAACGGAAGTTCGCAGGGATTGAGGCATTGAAAGCACAAATTGGCGAAGACGTACGCTTTGTCAAACAGATGCTTGGTATGCTATAA
- the truB gene encoding tRNA pseudouridine(55) synthase TruB, giving the protein MSVSGVLILDKPKGLTSHDVVARVRRVLGTRRVGHAGTLDPDATGVLVVCVGDATRLAEYVAADEKSYDGTVVFGISTDTDDAAGRVLAQASAAQLTEEQVAAAAERLTGVQSQTAPRVSAVHVQGKRAHELVRAGQAFEAPVRTVVIRSLLVHSFQPGELATAAFSVTCSKGTYVRALCRDWGAALGLPAHMGALRRTRSGVFSIDDATPLEVWEASERPAKALLPPVAALQEMPKVVIDHDTCMKLARGQSVRHSAARDVPDGTLCAAVTSDGQLAAIAEVSGAGASGYLAPKKVFWKKD; this is encoded by the coding sequence GTGTCTGTATCTGGGGTGCTGATTTTGGACAAGCCCAAGGGGCTCACTTCCCACGACGTGGTGGCGCGCGTGCGGCGCGTCCTCGGCACGCGGCGCGTCGGCCATGCAGGTACGCTCGATCCCGATGCGACTGGCGTGCTGGTCGTCTGTGTCGGGGACGCGACGCGGCTGGCGGAGTATGTCGCTGCAGATGAGAAGTCCTACGACGGCACGGTCGTCTTCGGCATATCCACCGATACCGACGATGCTGCCGGGCGGGTGCTGGCGCAAGCATCTGCTGCACAGCTCACAGAGGAGCAGGTGGCGGCGGCCGCAGAGCGCCTCACGGGTGTTCAATCGCAGACGGCGCCGCGGGTGTCCGCGGTGCACGTGCAGGGAAAGCGGGCCCATGAACTGGTTCGCGCGGGGCAGGCGTTTGAGGCCCCGGTGCGAACGGTGGTCATCCGCTCCCTCCTCGTCCATTCGTTTCAGCCTGGTGAATTGGCGACAGCCGCCTTTTCGGTGACGTGTTCAAAAGGGACCTACGTGCGAGCGTTGTGCCGAGACTGGGGCGCGGCACTGGGCTTGCCCGCGCACATGGGCGCGCTGCGGCGCACCCGGTCGGGGGTGTTTTCGATTGACGATGCCACGCCCTTGGAGGTGTGGGAGGCGTCGGAACGCCCTGCAAAAGCGCTGCTTCCGCCCGTGGCGGCCTTGCAGGAGATGCCGAAAGTCGTGATCGATCACGACACGTGTATGAAACTCGCCCGCGGACAGTCCGTTCGCCACAGCGCGGCGCGCGACGTTCCGGACGGCACCCTGTGCGCTGCGGTGACGAGCGATGGGCAGCTGGCTGCCATCGCAGAGGTGTCTGGGGCCGGCGCTTCGGGGTATCTTGCGCCTAAAAAAGTCTTTTGGAAGAAGGATTAA
- a CDS encoding DHH family phosphoesterase: protein MVWEPAPRDMTGVNRVVTAISGGDDWLIVTHERPDGDAIGSSLAVAHILRSLGKKFTFMVSEPLPHRFSYLPMFDTAEMIASPVVRTYKRVIAVDCADEARFAPVAACIDEFAEIVNIDHHQTNPRYGAAAWVDPAAAATCELIYHVARGLDVPLETGLAMCLYTGILTDTGGFAYPSTTRDIHQIAAELLACGVQPYEIAEPAMQSRSWEQVHLMQMALANLAVSNDGSYAALYVTRGMIDGAGATDDDAEGLVEFARSIDTVEVGMLFRETVDGKVKVSLRSKRRVDVSRIAQTFGGGGHARAAGCTLAADLDTAMTTVVEQVEQALAEV, encoded by the coding sequence TTGGTCTGGGAACCTGCACCGCGCGACATGACCGGTGTGAATCGGGTGGTCACAGCCATTTCTGGAGGAGACGATTGGCTGATTGTCACGCATGAACGTCCGGACGGCGATGCCATCGGGAGTTCGCTGGCTGTTGCGCACATCCTTCGTTCGTTGGGAAAGAAGTTCACGTTTATGGTCAGTGAACCTTTGCCCCATCGGTTTTCCTACCTGCCCATGTTTGACACGGCGGAAATGATCGCGAGTCCGGTCGTTCGAACATACAAGCGGGTGATTGCGGTGGACTGCGCCGATGAGGCACGCTTTGCGCCCGTGGCAGCCTGTATCGACGAATTTGCAGAGATTGTCAACATCGACCATCACCAGACCAATCCGCGCTATGGCGCCGCAGCTTGGGTGGATCCAGCTGCGGCCGCCACGTGCGAGCTCATTTACCATGTGGCCCGCGGGCTCGACGTCCCGCTGGAAACTGGGCTCGCGATGTGCCTGTATACGGGGATTCTCACCGATACGGGCGGCTTCGCTTACCCCAGCACAACGCGGGACATTCACCAGATCGCGGCCGAATTGCTTGCCTGCGGGGTTCAGCCGTACGAAATTGCCGAGCCGGCGATGCAGTCGCGCAGCTGGGAGCAGGTGCATCTGATGCAGATGGCGCTCGCCAACCTGGCCGTGTCGAACGACGGCAGCTACGCCGCGTTGTATGTGACCCGGGGGATGATTGACGGCGCTGGTGCGACAGATGATGACGCAGAGGGCCTGGTGGAGTTCGCGCGCAGCATCGACACGGTCGAAGTCGGCATGCTGTTCCGTGAGACGGTCGATGGCAAGGTCAAGGTGTCCCTGCGCTCGAAGCGCCGCGTGGATGTGTCGCGGATTGCGCAAACCTTTGGCGGCGGCGGGCATGCGCGGGCGGCGGGCTGCACACTGGCAGCCGATCTCGACACCGCGATGACGACGGTGGTCGAACAAGTGGAACAAGCGTTGGCGGAGGTTTGA
- the rbfA gene encoding 30S ribosome-binding factor RbfA, whose product MARIRTARVAEQMKKEIADLLRTEVKDPRVGFATVTRVEVAGDLQHAKVYVSVYGDEASKQQTMQALERASGFLRGEVSRRLRMRVTPEMVFKLDESGEYSAHIETVLRELHHDEPSESNKE is encoded by the coding sequence ATGGCTCGAATTCGAACAGCGCGTGTCGCCGAACAAATGAAGAAAGAAATCGCGGATTTGCTGCGCACGGAAGTAAAGGACCCGCGGGTTGGTTTCGCAACGGTCACGCGGGTCGAGGTGGCCGGGGACCTGCAGCACGCGAAAGTGTACGTCAGTGTGTATGGCGATGAAGCGTCGAAGCAGCAGACCATGCAAGCGCTGGAGCGAGCCAGCGGGTTTCTGCGCGGAGAAGTGAGCCGGCGGCTGCGCATGCGTGTCACGCCGGAAATGGTGTTCAAATTGGATGAGTCCGGGGAATACAGCGCGCACATCGAAACGGTGCTGCGGGAATTGCACCACGACGAGCCGTCCGAATCCAACAAGGAATAG
- the infB gene encoding translation initiation factor IF-2 gives MTKLRVYEYAKQLNMSSKEIITILNRLDVPVANHMSVMDDSMVQKVEQFFSDVKQRAAQRHATEVERELREKQRQRERAARQARQAEEQRAAQARQQEAKLGLGAVARPAGAGSPLSTGATRMDAGTTAGRSESQGSGADRAASMNRPRDAAVDVSTETAGAAGTAPHGRDHQEGATTVQSANTGAATTNEDRAAHRDSARAENEAAAPQNGGEGTARAERSANPSGERSVDRAPARTTGDRAAAPGAAGGPRRDARGPAGADRGPRSGQGGGYSNDRGPRSGQGGGYSSDRGPRSGQGGGYSNDRGPRGGQGGGYSNDRGPRGGQGGGYSSDRGPRGGQSGGYGGNRSGQSSGFGGNRGGQSGGYGGNRGGQSSGFGGNRGGQSGGFGGNRSGQGGGFGGRSAAGPVAAATKPTAGGLRKDKDKDRAKADFDRNRKEQFNEEKLRGRRRGRGQSGRSEQRRQEFPTEVTVEGPMSVGDFAKLLKREASEVIKKLLFLGIMATINQEIDTDAMELIAEEFGVKLTVTEPVDEEALDMLIEEDKPEDLKPRPPVVTIMGHVDHGKTTLLDAIRESKVVASEAGGITQHIGAYQVEINDRKITFLDTPGHEAFTTMRARGAQVTDVTILVVAADDGVMPQTIEAINHAKAANVPIIVAVNKIDKPNANPDRVKQELTQHGLVPEEWGGDTVFAHISALKREGLDTLLEMVLLVADLQDLKANPTGRPRGTVIEARLDKGRGPVATVLVQNGTLKVGDIVVAGTSFGRVRAMINDLGKRVKEAGPSTPVEIQGFGDVPSAGDLFVVYDDERAARNLVNKRMNREKVEQMQVTSRVTLDDLYKQIQEGNVKELNVIVKADVQGSVEALVQSIEKIDVSGVRVKVIHKGAGAITESDVALASASNAIIIGFHVRPDVNAQRAAESEKVDIRLYRVIYNVIEELESAMKGLLEPEYREAVLGHAEVRDVFKISRVGTVAGCYVTDGKIVRDAEARLIRDGIVVYEGSLESLKRFKDDVREVASGFECGITLEKFNDIKVGDVVEVFKMEAVKVQ, from the coding sequence TTGACAAAACTTCGGGTGTATGAGTATGCGAAGCAGTTGAACATGTCGAGTAAGGAAATCATCACAATCTTAAACCGGCTGGATGTTCCGGTCGCCAATCATATGAGTGTCATGGATGATTCCATGGTGCAAAAGGTCGAACAATTCTTCTCCGACGTGAAACAGCGTGCCGCGCAGCGCCATGCGACAGAAGTCGAGCGTGAACTGCGGGAGAAGCAGCGGCAGCGGGAGCGCGCCGCGCGGCAGGCGCGGCAAGCGGAAGAGCAGCGGGCGGCACAGGCGCGGCAGCAGGAGGCCAAATTGGGGCTCGGCGCAGTTGCGCGTCCGGCTGGTGCGGGCTCGCCTCTATCGACCGGGGCAACGCGCATGGACGCAGGGACAACGGCGGGACGTTCGGAATCACAGGGTTCCGGGGCCGATCGCGCCGCTTCAATGAATCGACCACGTGATGCAGCTGTGGACGTCAGCACCGAGACCGCTGGTGCGGCTGGTACGGCTCCCCACGGACGGGATCATCAGGAGGGAGCTACGACAGTGCAGTCAGCGAACACAGGAGCAGCGACAACAAACGAGGACCGCGCGGCACACCGCGACAGCGCACGCGCCGAGAACGAGGCAGCGGCCCCGCAGAACGGCGGCGAAGGCACGGCACGGGCAGAACGCTCGGCGAATCCGAGTGGGGAACGGTCGGTCGATCGCGCGCCGGCACGGACGACGGGCGATCGCGCAGCGGCTCCGGGTGCGGCAGGCGGCCCGCGCAGGGATGCGCGTGGACCCGCTGGCGCCGACCGCGGACCGCGCAGCGGCCAAGGCGGCGGTTACAGCAATGACCGCGGACCGCGCAGCGGCCAAGGCGGCGGCTACAGCAGTGACCGGGGACCGCGCAGCGGCCAAGGCGGCGGCTACAGCAATGACCGCGGACCGCGCGGCGGCCAAGGCGGCGGCTACAGCAATGACCGCGGCCCGCGCGGCGGCCAAGGCGGCGGTTACAGCAGTGACCGGGGACCGCGCGGCGGCCAGAGCGGGGGCTACGGCGGCAATCGCAGTGGTCAGAGCAGCGGCTTCGGCGGCAATCGCGGTGGTCAGAGTGGGGGCTACGGCGGCAATCGCGGTGGTCAGAGCAGCGGCTTCGGCGGCAATCGCGGTGGTCAGAGCGGGGGCTTTGGCGGGAACCGCAGCGGTCAGGGCGGCGGCTTTGGCGGCCGCAGCGCAGCAGGGCCCGTGGCGGCTGCGACGAAACCCACCGCCGGCGGCTTGCGCAAGGATAAGGACAAAGACCGCGCCAAGGCGGACTTCGATCGCAACCGGAAGGAACAATTTAACGAAGAAAAGCTTCGCGGCCGCAGACGCGGACGGGGTCAGTCCGGCCGCAGCGAACAGCGGCGCCAGGAATTTCCGACGGAGGTTACCGTTGAAGGGCCGATGTCCGTGGGCGACTTCGCCAAACTGTTGAAACGGGAAGCCTCTGAGGTCATTAAGAAGCTGTTGTTCCTGGGCATCATGGCGACCATCAACCAGGAAATCGACACGGATGCGATGGAACTCATCGCGGAAGAGTTCGGCGTGAAACTCACGGTGACGGAGCCGGTCGACGAAGAAGCGCTGGATATGCTGATTGAAGAGGATAAGCCGGAGGACCTGAAGCCTCGGCCGCCGGTGGTCACCATTATGGGGCATGTCGACCACGGGAAAACCACACTGCTCGACGCGATCCGCGAAAGCAAGGTGGTGGCCAGCGAAGCAGGCGGCATTACGCAGCACATTGGCGCTTATCAAGTGGAAATTAACGACCGTAAAATCACGTTTCTCGACACACCGGGCCACGAAGCGTTTACGACGATGCGTGCCCGCGGTGCGCAGGTGACGGACGTGACCATTCTGGTCGTGGCGGCGGACGACGGCGTCATGCCGCAGACGATTGAGGCCATCAACCACGCCAAGGCGGCGAACGTGCCGATCATCGTGGCGGTCAACAAGATTGACAAACCGAACGCCAATCCGGACCGTGTCAAGCAGGAACTGACCCAGCATGGACTGGTACCGGAAGAGTGGGGCGGCGACACTGTGTTCGCGCACATCTCGGCCCTCAAGCGTGAAGGCCTCGACACCCTGCTGGAGATGGTGCTGCTGGTGGCCGACCTGCAGGATTTGAAAGCCAATCCGACGGGACGCCCGCGCGGCACCGTGATCGAGGCACGGCTGGACAAAGGCCGCGGCCCGGTGGCGACCGTACTGGTGCAAAACGGCACGTTGAAGGTCGGCGACATCGTTGTCGCGGGAACGTCCTTCGGCCGCGTTCGTGCGATGATCAACGACCTTGGCAAGCGCGTCAAGGAGGCTGGGCCGTCGACGCCGGTCGAAATTCAGGGCTTCGGCGATGTGCCGAGTGCGGGTGACCTGTTTGTGGTGTACGATGACGAACGTGCAGCGCGCAACCTGGTCAACAAGCGCATGAACAGGGAGAAAGTGGAACAGATGCAGGTGACGTCGCGCGTCACCCTGGACGATCTCTATAAACAGATTCAGGAAGGCAACGTCAAGGAACTGAATGTGATTGTCAAGGCCGACGTGCAGGGTTCCGTCGAAGCGCTGGTGCAATCCATCGAAAAAATCGACGTATCCGGGGTTCGCGTGAAAGTCATCCACAAGGGCGCGGGTGCGATTACCGAGTCCGATGTCGCGCTGGCGAGTGCGTCGAACGCGATTATTATCGGCTTCCACGTGCGTCCTGACGTGAACGCGCAGCGGGCGGCGGAATCGGAAAAGGTAGATATTCGCCTGTACCGCGTCATTTACAACGTCATCGAAGAGCTCGAGTCCGCGATGAAGGGCCTGCTCGAGCCGGAGTATCGGGAAGCCGTGCTGGGCCATGCCGAGGTGCGCGATGTGTTTAAGATTTCGCGTGTGGGGACCGTTGCCGGCTGCTATGTCACCGATGGCAAGATTGTTCGCGACGCCGAGGCGCGTCTGATTCGGGACGGCATCGTGGTGTACGAAGGGAGTCTGGAGTCGCTCAAGCGCTTTAAGGATGATGTGCGTGAAGTGGCGAGCGGATTTGAGTGCGGCATTACCTTGGAGAAGTTCAACGACATCAAGGTTGGCGACGTAGTTGAGGTCTTTAAAATGGAGGCCGTCAAGGTACAATAG
- a CDS encoding L7Ae/L30e/S12e/Gadd45 family ribosomal protein, whose translation MSSAQDSGLRHGGQTPDDAAHGKDAAVSDDGMTRCLQLIGLAVRGRRAVAGSDVVFEKIRDRTAALVFLAADAGVNAAKKYRDKCAFYHIPLVERFDRSQLSHACGRQTVVIAVTDPGFAAAISSCIGEILGGEAFDKTSGV comes from the coding sequence ATGAGCAGTGCACAGGACAGCGGTTTGCGACACGGAGGACAGACGCCGGATGACGCAGCGCACGGCAAGGATGCGGCTGTGTCGGACGATGGAATGACGCGATGTCTGCAGTTGATTGGCTTGGCTGTGCGCGGGCGTCGTGCTGTTGCCGGAAGTGATGTGGTGTTCGAGAAGATTCGTGACCGAACAGCGGCGCTTGTCTTCCTTGCCGCGGACGCTGGCGTGAACGCAGCGAAGAAATATCGCGATAAATGCGCGTTTTATCATATACCGCTCGTGGAACGATTCGATCGATCGCAACTGAGCCATGCGTGCGGCCGGCAAACGGTCGTGATCGCCGTGACCGACCCCGGGTTTGCGGCGGCCATCTCATCATGTATCGGGGAAATTCTCGGGGGTGAAGCGTTTGACAAAACTTCGGGTGTATGA
- the rnpM gene encoding RNase P modulator RnpM — MQRVKKVPLRRCVGCQEMFPKRELIRVVLTPEGEIHLDATGKRNGRGAYLCQKQACLQLARKRKSLERSLKTSIPEPLYDDLAERLKEAGASS, encoded by the coding sequence GTGCAGCGCGTCAAGAAGGTGCCACTGCGTCGATGCGTTGGCTGCCAGGAGATGTTTCCGAAACGGGAGTTGATTCGGGTGGTGTTGACACCAGAGGGTGAAATCCACCTCGATGCAACGGGAAAGCGGAATGGTCGAGGGGCGTATCTCTGCCAGAAGCAAGCCTGTCTGCAACTGGCGCGCAAGCGAAAGTCCCTCGAACGCTCACTCAAAACCTCCATTCCGGAACCGTTGTACGACGATTTGGCGGAACGACTGAAGGAGGCGGGCGCTTCTTCATGA
- the nusA gene encoding transcription termination factor NusA yields MNADFIEALAQLEREKGIDKDTLLEAIEAALISGYKRNFNSAPNVRVEIGRDTGVVRVFARKEVVEELSDPRLEISLDAALDISPTYQVGDIVEIEVTPRDFGRIAAQTAKQVVTQRIREAERSIIYNKYVDREEEIVSGVVQRVDARVAYVDLGETEAVLPVNEMMPTDSFRTGDRIKAFITRVERTTKGPQVMLSRTHPGLLKRLFELEVPEIYDGVVEIKAVSREAGYRSKIAVHSRNPEVDPIGACVGARGMRVQAVVNELHGEKVDIVKWSEDAAEFVANALSPAKVVDVQIIEEGKIARTIVPDYQLSLAIGKEGQNARLAAKLTGWKIDIKSETQAAEIGMFGRISDEPEEDDEVGTLSSDWLREP; encoded by the coding sequence ATGAACGCGGATTTCATCGAGGCGCTTGCCCAACTGGAACGAGAAAAGGGAATCGACAAAGACACGCTGCTCGAAGCCATTGAAGCTGCGCTCATCTCCGGTTACAAGCGAAATTTCAATTCGGCTCCGAATGTCCGTGTGGAAATCGGGCGCGATACCGGGGTTGTGCGCGTGTTTGCGCGCAAGGAAGTGGTCGAGGAGCTGAGCGACCCGCGCCTGGAGATCTCGCTGGACGCGGCGCTGGACATCAGCCCGACGTACCAGGTGGGCGACATCGTGGAGATTGAGGTCACGCCGCGCGACTTTGGCCGGATCGCGGCGCAGACTGCCAAACAGGTGGTCACGCAGCGCATTCGCGAAGCAGAACGGTCCATCATTTATAACAAGTACGTCGACCGCGAAGAGGAGATTGTCAGCGGCGTGGTACAGCGCGTTGATGCGCGCGTGGCGTATGTCGATCTCGGGGAGACGGAGGCGGTGCTGCCCGTCAATGAAATGATGCCGACCGACAGTTTCCGAACCGGCGACCGCATCAAGGCGTTCATCACCCGCGTCGAGCGCACGACGAAAGGGCCGCAGGTGATGCTGTCGCGGACGCACCCAGGGCTGCTCAAGCGCCTGTTTGAGCTCGAGGTTCCGGAGATCTACGACGGCGTCGTGGAGATTAAGGCCGTCTCGCGCGAGGCGGGCTACCGCTCGAAAATCGCCGTCCACTCCCGCAATCCGGAGGTGGACCCGATTGGTGCCTGTGTCGGGGCCCGGGGCATGCGTGTGCAGGCCGTGGTGAATGAGCTGCACGGCGAGAAGGTTGACATTGTCAAGTGGAGCGAGGATGCAGCCGAGTTTGTCGCCAATGCTCTGTCCCCTGCGAAGGTGGTCGATGTGCAGATTATTGAGGAAGGCAAAATCGCGCGCACCATCGTGCCGGACTACCAACTCTCTCTGGCCATTGGAAAAGAAGGGCAAAACGCACGTCTGGCGGCGAAACTGACGGGCTGGAAAATCGACATCAAAAGCGAGACCCAGGCTGCCGAGATTGGCATGTTCGGCCGGATTTCGGATGAACCGGAAGAGGACGACGAGGTCGGGACGCTTTCCAGCGACTGGCTGCGGGAACCCTAG